One genomic segment of Chitinophaga sancti includes these proteins:
- a CDS encoding TonB-dependent receptor codes for MRTCFYQLLFATLCTGLTFAKSTEAQEILTKPVSIDARQQSVDQVLSKIEQLADVKFLYSSTLISASRKVSLEAKQEPLGKVLDKLLAPLQLSYQVDGRQIVLNRLRKAEEITYAADAAVRIQGKVVDEKGTPLPGVNVKLKNSAAGAVTDAGGNFAFNAPDLSGTLIFSYVGYTSKEVEINGLSVINVTLEPSATSLSDVVIVGYGTQKKESLTGAIAAISAKDMGDVHAGSTVSTVLAGKLPGVTFRMSDSRPGASASIQIRNMGDPLYVIDGIQQDAGQFNNIAPNDIETITVLKDASAAIYGMRAANGVVVVTTKRGKLNSRNTINLAAYTGWQNWTRFPKGVNAYQWMAGKADAEMNQYGSTTITKEELEKWKAGTETGYKSFDWYKFIVKDNAPLTNLNLNFSGGSDRINYYVSATHLKQYSVLGREFTFERTNIQSNIEAKVSDNFKIGAQINGRVETRDQPGVPGTDDYWEARFAILRNTPIERPYANDNPNYPNNIGHNTENWALQNKKLSGYWHEDWRVLQTNLTAEYKFPIDGLSARGLFSYYYANRIMNGHEYTYNVYTYDPNTDTYNVSGGSSNPWRERDNHTNLSPTVQLQLNYAHSFGKHNVGGTVVAERIKRREIDNWLHAVPTTNDLPLIYFSTMDTYNDNDFTTARLGYIGRFTYNYDSRYYLEVSARRDASWKFAPNKRWGTFPAMQAGWRISEEQFFQHLVGGKKTLSELKLRGSYGKLGDDDIPLSAYDYLSGYNYNSSTVILDGKSVIGSSYKGVPIDNISWYVSRTLDIGADYGFWDNRISGAVDYFKRKRTGLLGTKYDILIPSELGYTLPLENVKSDLVSGAEFSINYHGEIKKVRFTVGANFSYARSKNLDSYKPVFLNSIDHYRNSAENRYANTFWGYNVIGQFQSQDEINNYKVNVDGAGNKTLLPGDLIYKDWNGDGVINDLDVRPIGWGTGKNPIMNGGFNFTVAYSNFDFRADFSAGTGYSFNRNYEMRIPYTNQGNLLAEFYNDRWHREDAYDVNSKWIPGKYPALRFNNGGHSNYNKNSDFWLINVHYIRARTLELGYTIPKNILAKARIERFRAYINAYNLFSIDNLRKTGIDAEVADDNGLTYPQSKYVNIGFDLSF; via the coding sequence ATGCGTACATGCTTTTACCAGCTGCTATTTGCCACGTTATGTACCGGTCTCACTTTTGCAAAGTCCACTGAGGCCCAGGAAATCCTCACCAAACCTGTATCTATCGACGCCCGTCAGCAATCTGTTGATCAGGTGCTGTCTAAAATAGAACAACTGGCTGATGTGAAATTCCTCTATTCTTCCACGCTTATCAGCGCTTCCCGCAAAGTCAGCCTGGAAGCAAAACAGGAGCCACTGGGTAAAGTACTCGACAAGTTACTCGCTCCGTTACAACTCTCCTATCAGGTCGATGGCCGGCAAATTGTGCTCAATCGATTACGCAAGGCAGAGGAGATTACTTATGCCGCTGATGCTGCTGTACGCATCCAGGGTAAAGTGGTAGACGAAAAAGGCACACCACTCCCCGGCGTAAACGTAAAACTCAAAAATAGTGCAGCCGGTGCTGTTACTGATGCCGGTGGTAATTTCGCTTTCAATGCACCGGATCTCTCTGGTACCCTCATCTTCTCTTATGTAGGGTATACTTCCAAAGAAGTAGAGATCAATGGGCTGAGCGTTATCAACGTAACACTGGAACCTTCTGCTACTTCACTGAGTGATGTGGTGATCGTTGGTTATGGTACACAAAAGAAAGAGTCACTCACCGGTGCGATCGCCGCTATATCTGCTAAAGATATGGGCGATGTACACGCTGGTTCTACGGTAAGTACTGTACTGGCAGGTAAGCTACCGGGTGTTACCTTCCGCATGTCGGACTCACGTCCGGGTGCGAGTGCATCTATTCAAATCCGTAACATGGGCGATCCATTGTATGTAATTGACGGTATCCAACAGGATGCTGGCCAGTTCAACAACATCGCGCCAAACGATATTGAAACTATCACCGTTCTGAAAGACGCTTCTGCTGCTATCTATGGTATGCGTGCTGCGAATGGTGTAGTGGTGGTTACTACCAAGAGAGGTAAACTGAACAGCCGCAACACCATCAACCTTGCTGCATATACTGGCTGGCAGAACTGGACCCGCTTCCCTAAAGGCGTAAATGCCTATCAGTGGATGGCTGGTAAAGCTGATGCTGAAATGAACCAGTATGGTTCTACCACCATCACCAAGGAAGAACTGGAAAAGTGGAAAGCAGGTACTGAAACAGGCTACAAGAGCTTTGACTGGTACAAGTTTATTGTGAAAGACAATGCTCCGCTCACTAACCTGAACCTGAACTTCAGTGGTGGTTCTGACAGGATCAACTACTACGTATCTGCCACTCACCTGAAGCAATATTCTGTACTGGGCAGAGAATTCACTTTCGAACGTACCAACATTCAGAGTAATATCGAAGCCAAAGTTTCTGACAACTTCAAAATCGGTGCGCAGATCAATGGTCGTGTTGAAACCCGCGACCAACCTGGGGTACCTGGTACAGATGACTACTGGGAAGCTCGTTTCGCTATCCTGCGTAACACGCCTATCGAACGCCCTTATGCAAACGATAACCCAAATTACCCAAACAACATCGGTCACAATACCGAAAACTGGGCATTACAGAATAAGAAGTTGTCCGGCTACTGGCACGAAGACTGGCGCGTATTACAGACTAACCTGACCGCGGAATATAAATTTCCCATCGATGGTCTGAGCGCAAGAGGCCTGTTCTCCTATTACTATGCAAACAGAATTATGAATGGTCACGAGTATACTTACAATGTATATACTTATGATCCGAATACTGATACTTACAATGTATCTGGTGGTAGCTCTAACCCATGGAGAGAAAGAGATAACCACACCAACCTGTCTCCTACCGTTCAGTTACAACTGAACTATGCACATTCATTTGGCAAGCATAACGTAGGCGGTACCGTAGTAGCAGAAAGAATCAAGAGAAGGGAAATCGACAACTGGCTGCATGCTGTGCCGACTACCAACGATCTGCCGCTGATTTACTTCAGTACAATGGATACGTATAATGATAATGATTTTACTACTGCCCGTCTGGGTTACATTGGCAGGTTCACTTATAACTACGACAGCCGTTACTACCTGGAAGTATCTGCAAGAAGAGATGCCTCCTGGAAGTTCGCACCTAACAAACGTTGGGGTACTTTTCCTGCTATGCAGGCTGGCTGGCGTATCAGCGAAGAGCAATTCTTTCAGCACCTCGTAGGTGGCAAGAAAACCCTGAGCGAACTGAAACTGAGAGGTTCTTATGGTAAACTGGGTGATGATGATATTCCTTTGTCTGCATATGACTATCTCTCCGGTTATAACTATAATTCTTCTACTGTGATCCTGGATGGTAAATCAGTGATCGGTTCCTCTTACAAAGGTGTTCCTATCGATAATATCTCCTGGTATGTAAGTAGAACATTGGACATCGGTGCTGACTATGGTTTTTGGGACAACCGGATCAGCGGTGCGGTTGATTATTTCAAGAGAAAAAGAACAGGTCTGCTGGGTACCAAATATGACATCCTCATACCAAGTGAACTGGGTTATACACTGCCTTTAGAAAATGTGAAGAGCGATCTGGTATCCGGTGCGGAGTTTTCTATTAATTACCATGGCGAGATAAAGAAAGTACGTTTCACGGTAGGTGCTAATTTCTCTTATGCACGTTCAAAGAACCTGGATAGCTACAAACCAGTGTTCCTGAACTCCATTGATCACTACCGTAACTCTGCTGAAAACAGGTACGCCAATACATTCTGGGGATATAACGTAATCGGACAATTCCAGTCACAGGACGAGATCAACAACTATAAAGTAAACGTTGACGGGGCGGGTAACAAAACATTATTACCAGGTGACCTGATTTACAAAGACTGGAATGGCGATGGGGTGATTAACGATCTGGATGTACGTCCTATTGGATGGGGTACAGGTAAAAACCCTATCATGAATGGTGGTTTCAACTTCACGGTAGCATATAGCAACTTTGATTTCAGAGCCGACTTCTCAGCGGGTACCGGTTATTCCTTTAACCGTAACTATGAAATGCGTATTCCTTACACCAACCAGGGTAACCTGCTGGCTGAGTTCTATAACGATCGCTGGCACAGGGAAGATGCTTATGATGTAAACAGCAAATGGATCCCTGGTAAATATCCTGCACTGCGTTTCAACAATGGAGGTCATAGCAACTACAATAAAAACTCTGACTTCTGGCTGATTAACGTTCATTACATCAGGGCACGTACACTGGAACTGGGTTACACCATTCCTAAGAACATCCTTGCCAAGGCCAGAATTGAACGTTTCCGTGCTTACATCAACGCTTATAACCTGTTCTCTATCGATAATCTGCGTAAGACAGGTATAGACGCTGAAGTCGCTGATGATAACGGTCTGACCTATCCACAAAGCAAGTATGTGAATATTGGTTTTGACCTTTCTTTTTGA
- a CDS encoding FecR family protein, whose product MDYSNFDTADFVTDDSFVAWVKYGENAAHWESIARNFPGQRAAILQARAIILAASQLPAFGLKENVDAAIWQNIRESMDAPPQPVRRLRPWYMAAAAVLMALVATTIMWYTMHKPDHSAYHELVAKAETAKNTFVESINKGRKPETVSLPDGSSVVLQPGARISYSTCLTGKCHRQVYLSGAAFFEVKRNIEPFVVYANEMVINVLGTSFMVRAYDEDTLVSVAVKTGKIAISIQPKANDARANLSANQQAILKRSTHALDVLPMSVAGSAQPTITELYSFVFADAPADSVLTLLEKAYGVHISYDKNLMAGCRLTASLDDEPLKEKLKLICQALEANCTIDGNEITITTKGCH is encoded by the coding sequence ATGGATTACTCAAACTTCGATACCGCCGATTTTGTAACCGACGACAGTTTCGTCGCCTGGGTGAAATATGGTGAAAACGCAGCCCATTGGGAATCCATCGCGCGAAATTTTCCTGGTCAGCGAGCCGCTATTTTGCAGGCCCGTGCTATAATTCTGGCAGCTTCCCAGCTTCCTGCATTTGGTTTGAAAGAAAATGTCGATGCTGCTATCTGGCAAAATATCCGCGAAAGCATGGATGCGCCACCACAACCAGTGCGGAGACTCCGCCCCTGGTATATGGCTGCCGCTGCTGTGCTCATGGCCCTGGTAGCTACCACCATTATGTGGTATACCATGCACAAGCCGGACCACAGTGCTTACCATGAATTGGTGGCAAAAGCTGAAACAGCTAAAAATACTTTTGTTGAGAGTATCAACAAGGGCAGGAAACCCGAAACTGTCAGCCTGCCCGATGGTAGTTCTGTAGTGTTGCAACCCGGAGCCCGGATCAGTTATTCCACCTGTCTCACTGGCAAATGCCACCGCCAGGTATACCTCTCCGGTGCCGCGTTCTTTGAAGTAAAAAGAAACATTGAACCTTTTGTAGTATATGCCAACGAAATGGTAATCAACGTGCTTGGTACCTCATTTATGGTCAGAGCCTATGACGAAGATACCCTGGTAAGTGTAGCAGTAAAAACCGGGAAAATTGCTATTTCAATACAACCAAAAGCGAACGATGCCCGGGCAAATTTATCTGCCAATCAGCAGGCGATACTGAAACGCTCCACTCATGCGTTAGATGTATTGCCCATGTCTGTAGCAGGATCTGCCCAGCCAACTATAACTGAGCTGTACTCGTTTGTATTCGCAGATGCCCCTGCAGATAGTGTGCTGACCCTGTTGGAAAAAGCCTATGGTGTTCATATCAGCTATGATAAAAACCTGATGGCTGGCTGTAGACTCACTGCCTCCCTGGATGATGAACCACTAAAGGAAAAATTAAAGCTTATTTGTCAGGCACTGGAAGCAAACTGTACGATCGACGGAAATGAGATTACAATTACAACCAAAGGATGTCATTAA
- a CDS encoding sigma-70 family RNA polymerase sigma factor: MGSGNSYQSFIAEEVLWNAFRQDDEQAFSEMYRRFSAVLYNYGYHLAGDAAQVQDAMQDLFADLWRTRHNLSATTSVKYYLFRALRRRLHRLSDAKAALVLDWSLQEEASAEDMRIMGEEDLLQQLRLQKAMRQLPVRQQEAIRLRFYDNFSWEEISGIMGVNEQSVRNLVQRAVVKLRELL, from the coding sequence TTGGGGTCTGGAAATAGCTATCAGTCATTCATAGCGGAAGAGGTACTGTGGAATGCCTTTAGACAGGACGACGAACAGGCCTTTAGTGAGATGTACAGGCGTTTTTCTGCTGTATTGTATAACTACGGCTACCACCTTGCGGGAGATGCTGCACAGGTGCAGGATGCCATGCAGGATCTTTTTGCCGATCTCTGGCGTACAAGACATAACCTCTCAGCGACTACTTCTGTCAAATATTATCTTTTCAGGGCTTTGCGGCGGCGTTTGCACCGGTTATCGGATGCAAAGGCGGCCCTGGTACTGGATTGGTCATTGCAGGAAGAGGCCTCGGCAGAGGATATGCGTATTATGGGCGAAGAGGACCTTTTGCAACAGCTCCGTTTGCAAAAAGCCATGCGACAATTGCCTGTCAGGCAACAGGAGGCCATCCGTCTCCGGTTTTATGATAATTTTAGTTGGGAAGAGATTTCCGGGATTATGGGCGTCAATGAGCAATCTGTTCGTAACCTGGTACAACGTGCGGTAGTCAAATTAAGAGAACTGCTGTAG
- a CDS encoding YafY family protein: MNRIDRLSAILIQLQGKKIVKAAEIAERFQISLRTVYRDVRALQEAGVPVGAEAGTGYYLVEGYHLPPVMFNREEAAALLTGEKLMAQLSDHSNKKQFGNAMQKIRAVLRTSEKDFLESLEQNIAVVGRRAPEDSEFPNRFLSDIQHALGKHLMLKLDYFALHSETLTHREIEPIGIIYMMGYWYLIAWCRLRHAYRNFRMDRIRNLAVTDISYDRDRHISLKEYMEKYAEPAAYPHVVKLRFSAGMAKKLGNQRFYYGLMEEQTIGEYVEMVFLTSHLDWFGRWVLTMGKEVEILGPEELMEHMRILAKEIHEQYLTNRLPDSLSDRSTIR, translated from the coding sequence ATGAACAGGATTGATCGGCTTTCAGCCATACTTATTCAGCTACAGGGCAAGAAAATAGTGAAGGCTGCTGAGATAGCAGAACGGTTTCAAATCAGCCTCAGGACCGTATATCGCGATGTCAGGGCCCTGCAGGAAGCTGGCGTACCTGTGGGTGCGGAGGCTGGTACAGGTTATTATCTGGTAGAAGGGTATCACCTGCCACCGGTGATGTTTAACAGGGAAGAGGCAGCTGCGTTGCTGACAGGGGAGAAGCTAATGGCCCAGTTGAGTGATCATTCCAATAAAAAACAATTTGGCAATGCCATGCAGAAGATCAGGGCAGTGCTGCGGACCAGTGAGAAAGATTTCCTGGAATCGCTGGAACAGAATATTGCGGTCGTTGGCCGCCGGGCTCCGGAAGATAGTGAGTTTCCAAACCGCTTCCTCTCAGATATTCAACATGCACTGGGCAAGCACCTCATGCTCAAACTGGATTATTTTGCCCTGCACAGCGAAACACTGACACATAGAGAGATTGAGCCCATTGGTATTATATATATGATGGGGTACTGGTACCTCATTGCCTGGTGCAGACTACGCCATGCTTACCGCAATTTCAGGATGGATCGCATCCGAAACCTGGCTGTTACAGACATTTCTTATGACAGGGACCGACACATTTCGTTAAAAGAATACATGGAAAAATATGCGGAGCCTGCTGCTTATCCCCATGTAGTGAAGCTGCGGTTTAGTGCGGGTATGGCGAAAAAGCTGGGGAATCAGCGATTTTATTATGGGTTGATGGAGGAGCAGACAATAGGGGAGTATGTGGAGATGGTGTTCCTGACTTCTCACCTGGATTGGTTTGGGAGATGGGTGTTAACAATGGGAAAAGAAGTAGAGATACTAGGTCCGGAGGAATTAATGGAACATATGCGCATACTTGCCAAAGAAATACATGAACAATATTTAACGAATCGCTTACCGGATAGTTTATCGGATCGCTCCACGATCCGATAA
- a CDS encoding GyrI-like domain-containing protein has protein sequence MSRLDLTKTYKELYTATSKPALLFVPPGHYLSIEGQGDPNGEHFAACTQALYTGAYGIKMHYKKMELDFVVCKLEGLWWVNDVENYNDFKEVMQIPRDQWHWQLLIRMPDFINKNDVKNILKRAYQKKPIQYFNQVYLQTLAEGQSIQILHTGPYATEPVSLQLLHDFMKAKGLTWNGRHHEIYLSDPRKTAPEKLKTILRQPVK, from the coding sequence ATGTCCAGACTCGACCTCACAAAAACCTATAAAGAACTCTACACTGCCACTTCCAAACCGGCCCTCCTCTTCGTACCCCCCGGTCACTACCTCTCCATCGAAGGCCAGGGTGACCCAAACGGCGAGCATTTCGCCGCCTGCACCCAAGCCCTGTACACAGGTGCTTACGGTATCAAAATGCATTATAAGAAGATGGAGCTGGATTTCGTAGTCTGTAAACTCGAAGGCCTCTGGTGGGTAAACGATGTGGAAAACTACAATGACTTCAAGGAGGTTATGCAGATTCCCCGTGACCAATGGCACTGGCAACTCCTCATCCGCATGCCTGACTTCATCAATAAGAATGATGTCAAAAACATTCTGAAAAGGGCGTATCAAAAGAAACCCATTCAATACTTCAACCAGGTCTACCTCCAAACCCTGGCCGAAGGCCAAAGCATACAGATCCTGCACACAGGTCCCTATGCTACCGAACCGGTATCACTACAGTTATTACACGACTTTATGAAAGCAAAAGGGCTGACCTGGAATGGCCGCCACCATGAGATATACCTCAGTGACCCGCGCAAAACTGCGCCGGAAAAACTGAAAACAATTTTAAGACAACCGGTAAAATAA
- the rnc gene encoding ribonuclease III, with translation MKLLPGFLYRFVSGKRSLYKDLYNLLGFAPGNFSLYEVALSHRSSKEKFLESNERLEYLGDAILGAIVGDYLFKKYPYKTEGYLTEMRSKIVNRQQLNDIAIKMGLRKLTIYDKYNSFLKISQIFGNTLEALVGAVYLDKGYNRTKQFVHQRIIMPYIDLEMLESVEMNHKNKLYGWANKHGKVLEFDLLEEQMDNGRRIFTVGAVVDGELICSGKAFNKKDASQIAAQQAIELLGLGEK, from the coding sequence GTGAAATTACTGCCAGGATTTTTATATCGATTTGTATCCGGTAAGAGAAGTCTTTACAAGGATCTGTATAACCTGCTGGGCTTTGCCCCGGGCAATTTCTCATTGTATGAAGTGGCCCTGAGCCATCGCTCGAGCAAGGAGAAGTTTCTGGAGAGCAATGAACGGCTGGAATACCTGGGCGATGCCATTCTTGGTGCTATTGTCGGCGATTACCTCTTTAAGAAGTATCCTTATAAGACAGAAGGCTATCTCACCGAAATGCGGTCCAAGATTGTGAACCGCCAGCAGCTTAATGATATTGCTATCAAGATGGGGTTGCGAAAGCTCACCATTTATGATAAGTACAATAGCTTTCTGAAGATTTCCCAGATCTTCGGTAATACCCTTGAGGCCCTGGTCGGCGCTGTATACCTTGACAAAGGGTATAATCGTACCAAACAGTTTGTGCACCAACGCATCATTATGCCTTACATCGATCTGGAAATGCTTGAAAGTGTGGAAATGAACCACAAAAACAAGCTGTACGGATGGGCGAATAAGCATGGCAAAGTGCTGGAGTTCGACCTGCTGGAAGAACAGATGGACAATGGCCGCCGCATCTTTACTGTAGGTGCAGTAGTAGATGGGGAGCTCATTTGCAGCGGTAAGGCGTTCAATAAAAAAGATGCCAGCCAGATTGCGGCACAGCAGGCGATAGAGTTGCTGGGGCTGGGGGAAAAGTAA
- the fabF gene encoding beta-ketoacyl-ACP synthase II: MQPRRVVVTGLGALTPLGNSVSEYWKGLTDGVSGAGPITQFDASKFKTRFACELKNFDATNYLDKKEARKMDPFTQTAVIAADQAVQDAGIDRNSVDMDRVGVIWGSGIGGMINFCQEMKDFGQGDGTPRFSPFLIARLIIDIAAGHISIRHGFRGPNFSVVSACASATNAIIEAMQYIRYGRADVMITGGSENVINDACVGGFNAMKALSERNDDPSTASRPFDLNRDGFVMGEGAGALVLESYEHAIARGAKIYAELAGGGATADAYHITAPHPEGLGAMNVMRMALLDAGLQPNAIDYINVHGTSTPLGDIAEVKAIQQVFGEDAYRMNISSTKSMTGHLLGAAGAIESIAAIMSVIHGIIPPTINHFTDDPELDSKLNFTFNVAQHREVNAALSNTFGFGGHNASVIFKKFVA, encoded by the coding sequence ATGCAACCAAGACGAGTAGTCGTTACAGGTTTAGGCGCACTTACACCGCTCGGCAATTCCGTATCCGAATACTGGAAGGGATTGACGGACGGTGTATCCGGTGCCGGGCCTATTACACAATTTGATGCTTCCAAGTTCAAAACCCGTTTTGCTTGCGAACTGAAGAACTTTGATGCGACCAATTACCTGGACAAGAAGGAAGCCCGTAAAATGGATCCCTTCACACAGACGGCTGTAATAGCTGCTGACCAGGCTGTGCAAGATGCCGGGATTGACCGTAATTCTGTCGATATGGACAGGGTTGGGGTTATCTGGGGATCTGGTATTGGCGGTATGATCAATTTTTGTCAGGAAATGAAAGATTTCGGTCAAGGCGACGGAACTCCCCGTTTTAGTCCTTTCCTGATAGCCCGGTTAATTATCGACATTGCTGCAGGGCATATTTCCATTCGCCACGGTTTTAGAGGACCTAATTTCTCTGTGGTGTCTGCCTGTGCTTCAGCTACCAATGCCATTATAGAGGCTATGCAGTACATCAGGTACGGCAGAGCAGATGTAATGATCACCGGAGGATCTGAAAACGTTATAAACGATGCCTGTGTAGGCGGTTTTAACGCTATGAAGGCCCTATCTGAACGGAATGATGACCCATCCACTGCCTCCAGACCTTTTGACCTGAACCGTGATGGGTTCGTAATGGGCGAAGGCGCAGGAGCACTGGTGCTAGAATCCTATGAACATGCGATTGCTAGAGGTGCCAAAATTTATGCTGAACTGGCAGGAGGTGGCGCAACAGCAGATGCCTATCATATCACAGCACCCCATCCAGAAGGATTAGGCGCTATGAACGTCATGCGAATGGCGCTGTTAGACGCTGGACTGCAACCCAATGCAATTGACTACATTAACGTACACGGTACTTCTACTCCTTTGGGAGATATTGCCGAAGTAAAAGCGATCCAACAGGTATTTGGTGAAGATGCATATCGAATGAATATCAGCTCCACCAAGTCTATGACCGGTCACTTATTAGGCGCTGCCGGTGCAATTGAGTCGATTGCGGCTATCATGTCTGTCATACATGGTATTATTCCTCCTACCATTAATCATTTTACGGACGATCCTGAACTGGACTCCAAATTAAATTTTACCTTTAACGTCGCACAACATAGAGAAGTAAACGCTGCATTAAGCAATACCTTCGGTTTTGGAGGGCATAATGCATCCGTGATTTTCAAAAAATTTGTTGCTTGA
- a CDS encoding acyl carrier protein — translation MSDIASRVKKIIIDKLGVDEAEVTPEASFTNDLGADSLDTVELIMEFEKEFNISIPDEQAETITTVGQAVAYLEEHVK, via the coding sequence ATGTCAGACATTGCATCAAGAGTTAAAAAGATCATTATTGACAAATTGGGCGTTGACGAAGCTGAGGTAACTCCTGAAGCCTCCTTCACCAACGACCTGGGCGCTGACTCTTTGGATACGGTAGAACTGATCATGGAATTCGAAAAAGAATTCAACATCTCCATTCCTGACGAACAAGCTGAAACTATTACTACTGTTGGCCAGGCAGTTGCTTACCTGGAAGAACATGTAAAATAA
- a CDS encoding efflux RND transporter periplasmic adaptor subunit, which produces MAGNKKFLKTVVYLILAVVIIGIIYTRFAAPKKEEAAPNKETVRGSKGNKPLLVDAFIVHTSSLNEVINASGTLQSNEEVQIQPEITGKVTGLFFKEGTQVTKGTLLVKIYDEDLKAQLAKLQLQQQLAKTTLERQENLLKINGISRQDVDVTRNQVSAYGADMDYTRTLLQKTELRAPFNGRLGLRNISLGAIVNNTTVITTLQQIDPLKVDFTVPEKYRNAIKQGDAVDFKVAGDAHSYKGQIYAIDPKIDLATRTIKLRAIVPNPGQLLPGAFANVQIALRNMPDALMIPSQAVIPGTRNKKVIVADQGKAKFVVVETDLRDADKVQIISGLSKGDTVITSGMLQLKPGMVLKYNKIN; this is translated from the coding sequence ATGGCTGGTAACAAAAAGTTCCTGAAAACAGTCGTTTACCTGATCCTGGCTGTAGTTATTATAGGTATTATCTATACCCGGTTTGCTGCTCCTAAAAAAGAAGAAGCAGCACCCAACAAAGAAACTGTACGTGGTAGCAAAGGGAACAAACCCTTGCTGGTAGACGCTTTTATTGTACATACCTCCTCCCTTAATGAAGTTATTAATGCGAGCGGTACCCTCCAAAGCAACGAAGAAGTCCAGATCCAACCCGAAATTACCGGCAAAGTCACTGGCCTCTTCTTCAAAGAAGGCACCCAGGTAACCAAAGGCACCCTCCTCGTCAAAATCTATGACGAAGACCTTAAAGCACAGCTGGCTAAACTGCAATTGCAGCAACAACTGGCCAAAACTACTCTCGAAAGACAGGAAAATCTCCTGAAAATCAATGGTATCAGCCGCCAGGATGTAGACGTTACCCGCAACCAGGTCAGCGCCTACGGAGCAGATATGGACTATACCCGTACGCTGCTTCAGAAAACGGAACTCAGAGCCCCCTTCAATGGCCGGCTTGGACTCCGTAATATTTCCCTGGGAGCCATCGTCAACAATACCACTGTTATCACCACCCTCCAGCAAATCGATCCCCTCAAGGTGGATTTCACCGTCCCTGAAAAATACCGCAACGCTATCAAACAAGGCGATGCTGTTGATTTCAAAGTTGCCGGCGATGCCCATTCTTATAAAGGACAGATTTACGCAATCGATCCTAAAATAGACCTCGCTACTCGTACTATCAAATTAAGAGCCATCGTTCCAAACCCCGGTCAGTTACTGCCCGGTGCTTTTGCAAACGTACAGATCGCTCTCCGCAATATGCCCGATGCACTCATGATCCCTTCGCAGGCCGTAATTCCAGGTACCCGCAATAAAAAAGTGATCGTCGCTGACCAGGGCAAAGCAAAATTTGTAGTCGTAGAAACTGATCTCCGCGATGCTGACAAAGTACAGATTATCAGCGGTCTTAGCAAAGGCGATACCGTGATCACCAGCGGTATGCTGCAACTCAAACCTGGTATGGTACTGAAGTATAACAAGATCAATTAA